In Niveispirillum cyanobacteriorum, the following proteins share a genomic window:
- the glgC gene encoding glucose-1-phosphate adenylyltransferase → MVTSQSEQRLDRDLRQAPRHALALVLAGGRGSRLKQLTDRRAKPAVHFGGKFRIIDFALSNCINSGFRRISVITQYKSHSLLRHLQRGWNFLRGEIGEFIDLLPAQQRINETSWYQGTADAVYQNLDILRSHKAEWVLILAGDHIYKMDYANMLASHIRTGADVTVGCIEVPRMEATGFGVMHVDSDNRVVSFLEKPADPPAMPGKPDMALASMGIYIFNAEFLYKNLERDAEDQTSSRDFGKDIIPYLVENAKVVAHHFNESCVRNKAQPGTAYWRDVGTVDAYWEANLDLCTVSPDLDLYDREWPIFTYQEQLPPAKFVFDDDGRRGMAVDSMVSAGCITSGSVVRRSLLFNKVRIHSYCEVTDAVILPEVEVNRNARLTKVVVDRGCVIPAGLVVGENADEDARRFYRSENGVVLITQEMLDRLKD, encoded by the coding sequence TTGGTGACCAGTCAGTCCGAACAGCGTCTGGACCGTGACCTGCGGCAGGCGCCGCGCCATGCGTTGGCCCTGGTGCTGGCGGGTGGGCGCGGCAGCCGCCTGAAGCAGCTGACCGACCGCCGTGCCAAGCCGGCGGTGCATTTCGGGGGCAAGTTCCGCATCATCGACTTCGCCCTGTCCAACTGCATCAATTCCGGCTTCCGCCGCATCTCGGTCATCACGCAGTACAAGTCGCACTCGCTGCTGCGGCATTTGCAGCGCGGCTGGAACTTCCTGCGCGGTGAAATCGGTGAATTCATCGACCTGCTGCCTGCCCAGCAGCGCATCAACGAAACCAGCTGGTACCAGGGCACGGCGGACGCCGTATATCAGAACCTGGATATCCTGCGTTCCCACAAGGCGGAATGGGTCCTGATCCTGGCCGGCGATCACATCTATAAGATGGATTACGCCAACATGCTGGCCAGCCACATCCGGACAGGTGCCGATGTGACCGTGGGCTGTATCGAGGTGCCGCGCATGGAGGCCACGGGCTTCGGCGTCATGCATGTCGACAGCGACAACCGTGTCGTCAGCTTCCTGGAAAAGCCTGCGGATCCGCCCGCCATGCCTGGCAAGCCGGACATGGCGCTGGCGTCGATGGGTATCTACATCTTCAATGCCGAGTTCCTTTACAAGAACCTGGAACGCGACGCGGAGGATCAGACGTCGAGCCGCGATTTCGGCAAGGACATCATCCCCTATCTGGTGGAGAACGCGAAGGTCGTCGCCCACCATTTCAACGAAAGCTGCGTGCGCAACAAGGCGCAGCCGGGTACCGCCTACTGGCGTGATGTCGGGACCGTCGATGCCTATTGGGAAGCCAATCTGGACCTGTGCACGGTCTCGCCCGACCTGGATCTCTATGACCGGGAATGGCCGATCTTTACCTACCAGGAACAGTTGCCGCCTGCGAAATTCGTGTTCGATGATGATGGCCGGCGGGGCATGGCCGTGGACAGCATGGTGTCCGCTGGCTGCATCACCTCTGGCTCCGTCGTCCGCCGCTCGCTCCTCTTTAACAAGGTCCGCATCCACTCCTATTGCGAGGTGACGGATGCCGTCATCCTGCCGGAGGTGGAGGTGAACCGGAATGCCCGCCTGACCAAGGTGGTGGTGGATCGCGGCTGCGTCATCCCCGCTGGCCTGGTGGTGGGTGAAAATGCGGATGAGGATGCGCGCCGCTTCTACCGTTCCGAAAATGGTGTGGTATTGATCACCCAGGAGATGCTGGACCGTCTGAAAGACTGA
- a CDS encoding ammonium transporter, whose amino-acid sequence MNRMLKTLFAACLALVPGVALAQDAAPTPTLDSGNTAWLLTSTALVLFMTIPGLALFYGGMVRKLNVLTMAMQSFAITALISVLWAVVGFSLAFGPGNLFIGDLSRAFLSGLEVGSLSGSIPESVFITFQMTFAIITPALITGAFADRMKFSALLLFTALWSLIVYSPVCHWVWGGGFLMGDGVLDYAGGTVVHINAGVAGLVAAIVLGKRKGYGTSDMKPHNLVLSLIGAAMLWVGWFGFNAGSAVAADGRAGMAMLVTQIAAATATLAWVFVEWGVKGKPSVLGAVSGAVAGLVAITPAAGFVGVDGALGIGVAAGIICYFASTTLKHALKYDDSLDVWGVHGVGGIVGAVLTGVFAKAAIGGTAGALEGNIGQVWTQIYGIGATVLWSAIATTIILYVVKAITGLRVDEDAERDGLDLALHGESIQ is encoded by the coding sequence ATGAATCGTATGTTGAAGACCCTTTTCGCGGCGTGCCTGGCATTGGTTCCGGGCGTGGCCCTCGCTCAGGACGCGGCACCGACCCCGACGCTGGACAGCGGCAACACCGCTTGGCTGCTGACGTCCACGGCGCTGGTGCTGTTCATGACCATTCCTGGTCTGGCGCTGTTCTATGGCGGCATGGTCCGCAAGCTGAACGTCCTGACCATGGCGATGCAGAGCTTCGCCATCACCGCCCTGATCTCGGTCCTGTGGGCCGTTGTCGGTTTCAGCCTGGCCTTCGGCCCCGGCAACCTGTTCATCGGTGACCTCAGCCGGGCCTTCCTGTCCGGTCTGGAGGTTGGCAGCCTGTCGGGCAGCATCCCGGAATCGGTGTTCATCACCTTCCAGATGACCTTTGCCATCATCACCCCGGCGCTGATCACCGGCGCCTTTGCTGACCGCATGAAGTTCTCGGCCCTGCTGCTGTTCACGGCACTGTGGTCGCTGATCGTCTACAGCCCGGTCTGCCACTGGGTGTGGGGCGGCGGCTTCCTGATGGGCGATGGCGTGCTGGATTATGCCGGCGGTACCGTCGTTCACATCAATGCCGGTGTTGCCGGTCTGGTCGCTGCCATCGTTCTGGGCAAGCGCAAGGGCTACGGCACGTCGGACATGAAGCCGCACAATCTGGTCCTGTCGCTGATTGGCGCCGCCATGCTGTGGGTGGGCTGGTTCGGCTTCAACGCCGGTTCCGCCGTCGCCGCTGATGGTCGTGCGGGTATGGCCATGCTGGTCACTCAGATCGCCGCCGCCACCGCCACGCTCGCCTGGGTGTTCGTGGAATGGGGTGTGAAGGGCAAGCCGTCGGTCCTGGGTGCGGTGTCCGGTGCCGTGGCCGGTCTGGTCGCCATCACCCCGGCTGCTGGTTTCGTCGGTGTTGACGGTGCACTTGGCATCGGCGTCGCCGCCGGCATCATCTGCTACTTCGCTTCCACCACGCTGAAGCATGCGCTGAAGTATGATGACAGCCTGGACGTCTGGGGTGTGCATGGTGTCGGCGGCATCGTCGGCGCCGTCCTGACGGGTGTCTTCGCCAAGGCCGCCATCGGCGGGACCGCTGGTGCCCTGGAAGGCAATATCGGCCAGGTCTGGACGCAGATCTACGGCATCGGCGCCACTGTTCTGTGGTCCGCCATCGCCACGACCATCATCCTCTACGTCGTCAAGGCCATCACCGGCCTGCGCGTGGACGAAGATGCGGAGCGTGACGGCCTGGATCTGGCCCTGCATGGCGAGAGCATCCAGTAA
- a CDS encoding NADPH:quinone oxidoreductase family protein, with protein MAKALLCKGFGPPESLVLEEVETLPLGTGEVRVAIKAAALNFADTLIIEGKYQEKPPFPFTPGMECAGVVTELSEGVRHLRVGQRVMALSAKGAFREETVVEAGAVLPIPDGMDFATAAGFPVAYGTSHLALTDRAQLQAGETLLVLGASGGVGLTAVEIGKAMGARVIAAASSPEKLSVARDHGADEVIDYAAEDLKARLKELAPKGVDVVFDPVGGDYFDAALRNMAWCGRIITIGYAAGRIPQVPANLLLVKNCAVLGLFWGAYRKHNPQRLGQSLMELLAMWGRGKLRPHVSHALPITDYAQAFHLLSGRKAAGKVVLTLV; from the coding sequence ATGGCCAAGGCGCTGCTGTGTAAGGGATTCGGGCCGCCGGAAAGCCTGGTGCTGGAAGAGGTCGAGACGTTGCCGCTGGGTACGGGCGAGGTGCGGGTCGCCATCAAGGCGGCGGCCCTGAACTTTGCCGATACCTTGATCATCGAGGGCAAGTACCAGGAAAAGCCGCCTTTTCCCTTTACCCCCGGCATGGAGTGCGCGGGCGTGGTGACGGAACTGAGCGAGGGTGTGCGGCACCTGAGGGTGGGGCAGCGGGTCATGGCCCTGTCGGCCAAGGGGGCGTTCCGGGAAGAAACGGTGGTGGAGGCGGGTGCGGTTCTGCCCATTCCCGATGGCATGGACTTCGCCACCGCCGCCGGCTTCCCCGTTGCCTATGGCACTTCCCATCTGGCGCTGACCGACCGGGCGCAGTTGCAGGCCGGGGAAACCCTGTTGGTGCTGGGGGCGTCGGGCGGGGTCGGCCTGACGGCGGTGGAAATCGGCAAGGCCATGGGCGCGCGGGTCATCGCGGCGGCGTCATCGCCGGAGAAGCTTTCCGTGGCCCGCGACCATGGTGCGGATGAGGTGATCGATTACGCGGCAGAGGACTTGAAGGCCCGGTTGAAGGAACTGGCGCCCAAAGGTGTGGATGTCGTGTTCGATCCGGTGGGCGGGGACTATTTCGACGCGGCCCTACGCAACATGGCCTGGTGCGGGCGGATCATCACCATCGGCTATGCGGCGGGGCGCATCCCGCAGGTGCCGGCCAATCTGCTGCTGGTCAAGAATTGTGCAGTGCTGGGCCTGTTCTGGGGAGCCTACCGCAAGCATAACCCGCAGCGTCTGGGCCAGAGCCTGATGGAACTGCTGGCAATGTGGGGGCGGGGGAAGCTGCGGCCGCACGTGTCGCACGCGCTGCCCATCACGGACTATGCCCAGGCATTCCATCTGCTGTCGGGCCGCAAGGCAGCGGGTAAGGTGGTGCTGACGCTGGTGTGA
- a CDS encoding helix-turn-helix transcriptional regulator yields MRASRLLSLLLLLQLRGGLTAAQMAAELEVSERTIYRDIDALSAAGVPVYGDRGPGGGFQLLEGYRTRLTGLASDEAEAMFTIGLPGLAGALGVGQAAARAWNKLMLALPAQAREEAGRMGDRFHLDAADWYRVAEPTPFLPDLARAVLDCRRVVMRYESWKGEREWTIDPLGLVLKAGTWYFAALSGDRALVFKVAAIRALEVTRDGFARPADFHLPGFWAGHLAEFEERLRPERADLSVSAEGRDLLSRQGAYAAEAVAAAGPVDADGWADITLSFETVDQAARLLLGLGPEVRVRAPDALRVTVVEMAQGILARMRAPPP; encoded by the coding sequence ATGCGGGCGAGCCGGCTTCTTTCCCTGCTGTTGCTGCTGCAACTACGCGGTGGTTTGACGGCGGCGCAGATGGCGGCCGAACTGGAAGTGTCGGAACGCACCATCTATCGCGATATCGATGCGTTGAGTGCGGCGGGTGTGCCCGTCTATGGCGACCGGGGGCCGGGCGGCGGGTTCCAACTGCTGGAAGGGTACCGCACCCGCCTGACCGGGCTGGCTAGTGACGAGGCGGAGGCGATGTTCACCATCGGCCTGCCGGGGCTGGCCGGGGCGTTGGGTGTAGGACAGGCGGCGGCACGCGCCTGGAACAAGCTGATGCTGGCCCTGCCGGCCCAGGCGCGGGAGGAGGCGGGGCGCATGGGCGACCGGTTCCACCTGGATGCCGCCGACTGGTACCGCGTGGCCGAACCCACCCCCTTCCTGCCCGATCTGGCCCGCGCCGTGCTGGATTGCCGGCGGGTGGTGATGCGCTATGAAAGCTGGAAGGGGGAGCGAGAATGGACCATCGATCCGCTGGGCTTGGTCCTGAAGGCCGGTACCTGGTACTTCGCGGCGCTGTCCGGGGACCGCGCCCTGGTGTTCAAGGTGGCTGCCATTCGGGCGCTAGAGGTCACGCGCGACGGGTTCGCGCGGCCTGCGGATTTCCACCTGCCCGGTTTCTGGGCAGGGCATCTGGCGGAATTTGAGGAACGTCTGCGTCCCGAACGGGCGGACCTGTCGGTCAGTGCGGAGGGCCGCGATTTGTTGTCCCGTCAGGGTGCCTACGCCGCCGAAGCCGTGGCAGCAGCGGGGCCGGTGGATGCCGATGGCTGGGCCGACATCACCCTGTCGTTCGAGACGGTTGATCAGGCGGCCCGCTTGCTGCTGGGGCTGGGGCCGGAGGTGAGGGTGCGGGCCCCCGATGCGCTGCGGGTAACGGTTGTTGAGATGGCGCAGGGGATACTGGCGCGAATGCGGGCGCCACCCCCTTGA
- a CDS encoding Re/Si-specific NAD(P)(+) transhydrogenase subunit alpha: MKIAIPKERRAHELRVAATPDTVRKYIGLGFEVVVETGAGLGSAITDEAFTAAGATIAADVTSTLTGADIILKVQRPLAEGEGDVNELALIKPGAILIAGLSPYGAPETVAAYAAGKIDAFAMEFMPRITRAQSMDILSSQSNLAGYRAVIEAANEFGRAFPMMMTAAGTVPPARALIMGAGVAGLQAIATAKRLGAVVSATDVRPATKEQVESLGGTFVAVMDEEFQQAQTAGGYAKEMSKEYQAKQAALIAETIKKQDIVITTALIPGRKAPVLVTDDMLKTMKQGAILVDLACEQGGNVEGAVAGEVVEKYGVKIVGRINMPGRIAVDASALYAKNLLNFITPFVDKETKTLKMNWEDDVVKGTGLTRDGAVVHPSFNKPAA, translated from the coding sequence ATGAAAATCGCCATTCCGAAGGAGCGCCGGGCGCATGAGCTGCGTGTCGCAGCCACGCCGGATACGGTGCGCAAATATATCGGGCTGGGTTTCGAGGTAGTGGTGGAAACGGGCGCCGGCCTGGGTTCCGCCATCACGGACGAGGCCTTTACCGCTGCCGGTGCGACCATCGCCGCCGATGTCACCAGCACCCTGACCGGTGCCGACATCATCCTGAAGGTACAGCGTCCGCTGGCCGAGGGTGAGGGCGATGTGAACGAGCTGGCATTGATCAAGCCCGGCGCCATCCTGATCGCCGGCCTGTCGCCCTATGGCGCGCCGGAAACCGTGGCCGCCTACGCCGCCGGCAAGATCGACGCGTTTGCCATGGAATTCATGCCGCGCATCACCCGCGCCCAGAGCATGGATATCCTGTCGAGCCAATCGAACCTGGCCGGTTACCGCGCCGTGATCGAGGCCGCGAACGAGTTCGGCCGTGCCTTCCCGATGATGATGACCGCCGCCGGCACGGTGCCGCCGGCCCGCGCCCTCATCATGGGTGCCGGTGTGGCAGGGCTTCAGGCCATCGCCACGGCCAAGCGTCTGGGTGCGGTCGTGTCCGCCACCGACGTGCGCCCCGCCACCAAGGAACAGGTTGAAAGCCTGGGCGGCACGTTCGTGGCCGTGATGGACGAGGAATTCCAGCAGGCACAGACCGCCGGCGGCTACGCCAAGGAAATGTCGAAGGAATATCAGGCCAAGCAGGCGGCCCTGATCGCCGAGACGATCAAGAAGCAGGATATCGTCATCACGACGGCCCTGATCCCCGGTCGCAAGGCCCCGGTCCTGGTCACCGACGACATGCTGAAGACCATGAAGCAGGGCGCGATCCTGGTGGATCTGGCCTGTGAACAGGGTGGCAATGTCGAAGGTGCGGTGGCCGGTGAGGTCGTGGAAAAGTACGGCGTGAAGATCGTGGGCCGTATCAACATGCCAGGCCGCATCGCCGTGGACGCCTCCGCGCTGTATGCCAAGAACCTGCTGAACTTCATCACGCCCTTCGTGGATAAGGAAACGAAGACGCTGAAGATGAACTGGGAAGATGACGTGGTGAAGGGCACGGGCCTGACCCGTGACGGCGCCGTTGTCCACCCGTCGTTCAACAAGCCCGCCGCCTGA
- a CDS encoding NAD(P) transhydrogenase subunit alpha → MILANADSGAELLNNLDAAREQAVQLTERISMLEAQLANAGGMPFIVIGLTVFVLACFVGYYVVWKVTPALHSPLMAVTNAVSSVIIVGALIATGAADNGLSALMGFLAIVLASVNIFGGFMVTQRMLSMYKKKAPSGAAKK, encoded by the coding sequence ATGATCCTTGCCAATGCGGACAGCGGTGCGGAACTGCTGAACAATCTGGATGCCGCGCGGGAGCAGGCAGTCCAGTTGACCGAACGCATTTCGATGCTGGAGGCGCAGCTTGCCAATGCTGGCGGCATGCCCTTCATCGTCATCGGCCTGACCGTCTTCGTTCTGGCCTGCTTTGTGGGCTATTACGTGGTGTGGAAGGTGACGCCGGCCTTGCACTCCCCCCTGATGGCCGTGACCAACGCTGTGTCGTCGGTGATCATCGTCGGGGCGTTGATCGCCACCGGTGCCGCCGACAATGGCCTCTCCGCCCTGATGGGCTTTCTGGCCATCGTTCTGGCCAGTGTGAACATCTTCGGTGGCTTCATGGTCACGCAGCGCATGCTGTCCATGTACAAGAAGAAGGCGCCATCCGGCGCCGCCAAGAAGTGA
- a CDS encoding NAD(P)(+) transhydrogenase (Re/Si-specific) subunit beta: MLVTASLLYLASGVLFILALRGLSSPETAQTGNRFGMIGMALAIVTTLIALPALTGKSLEFGRLVMIVAGIAIGGAAGMVIAKRIQMTQLPQLVAAFHSLVGLAAVFVAGAAFYSPESFNIGKTGDIHVGSLIEMSLGVAIGAITFTGSVVAFLKLDGRVSGKPLVFGGQHMLNAGLGIALVALIILLCITQSPLLFWIIVILALALGLLLILPIGGADMPVVVSMLNSYSGWAAAGIGFTLQNNLLIITGSLVGASGAILSYIMCKGMNRSIINVILGGFGGDAAAGAAAGGAAIDRSFKAGSADDAAFIMKNASKVIVVPGYGMAVAQAQHALREMGDLLKKEGVEVKYAIHPVAGRMPGHMNVLLAEANVPYDEVFELDEINRDFGQADVAYVIGANDVTNPAAKTDPASPIFGMPILDVEKAKTVLFIKRSMGAGYAGVENELFFRPNTMMLLGDAKKVTEEIVKNLSGSGH; the protein is encoded by the coding sequence ATGCTCGTCACCGCATCGCTTCTCTATCTCGCGTCCGGCGTGCTGTTCATTCTGGCCCTGCGTGGCCTGTCCAGCCCGGAAACCGCCCAGACGGGCAACCGCTTCGGCATGATCGGCATGGCGCTGGCCATTGTCACCACGCTGATTGCTCTGCCGGCCCTTACCGGCAAGTCCCTGGAATTTGGCCGTCTGGTCATGATCGTCGCCGGTATCGCCATCGGCGGTGCCGCTGGCATGGTCATCGCCAAGCGGATCCAGATGACGCAACTGCCGCAGTTGGTGGCCGCCTTCCACTCCCTGGTCGGCTTGGCCGCCGTGTTTGTGGCCGGTGCCGCCTTCTACTCGCCCGAAAGCTTCAATATCGGAAAGACCGGCGACATCCATGTCGGCTCGCTGATTGAGATGAGCCTGGGCGTGGCCATCGGTGCCATCACCTTCACCGGCTCCGTCGTCGCCTTCCTGAAGCTGGATGGCCGGGTCAGCGGCAAGCCGCTGGTGTTCGGTGGTCAGCATATGCTGAATGCCGGTCTGGGCATCGCCCTGGTCGCCCTGATCATCCTGCTCTGCATCACGCAATCGCCGCTGCTGTTCTGGATCATCGTCATCCTGGCCCTGGCGCTGGGTCTACTGCTGATCCTGCCCATCGGGGGCGCTGACATGCCCGTGGTCGTGTCCATGCTGAACAGCTATTCCGGCTGGGCGGCGGCGGGCATCGGCTTCACGCTGCAGAACAACCTGCTGATCATCACGGGTTCGCTGGTCGGTGCCTCGGGCGCCATCCTGTCCTACATCATGTGTAAGGGCATGAACCGGTCGATCATCAACGTGATCCTGGGTGGCTTTGGCGGTGACGCTGCCGCCGGCGCCGCCGCCGGTGGTGCCGCCATCGACCGCAGCTTCAAGGCTGGTTCCGCCGACGACGCCGCCTTCATCATGAAGAACGCCTCCAAGGTGATCGTGGTCCCCGGCTATGGCATGGCCGTGGCCCAGGCACAGCACGCGCTGCGCGAAATGGGCGACCTCTTGAAGAAGGAAGGCGTGGAGGTGAAGTACGCCATCCACCCCGTCGCGGGCCGCATGCCCGGCCACATGAATGTGCTGCTGGCCGAAGCCAACGTGCCTTATGACGAGGTGTTCGAACTGGACGAAATCAACCGCGATTTCGGACAGGCCGACGTAGCCTATGTCATCGGCGCCAACGACGTGACCAACCCCGCCGCCAAGACCGACCCGGCCAGCCCCATCTTCGGCATGCCGATCCTGGATGTGGAAAAGGCCAAGACGGTGCTGTTCATCAAGCGGTCGATGGGTGCCGGTTACGCCGGTGTGGAAAACGAGCTGTTCTTCCGCCCCAACACCATGATGCTGCTGGGCGACGCCAAGAAGGTGACCGAAGAGATCGTGAAGAACCTGTCGGGCAGCGGGCACTGA
- a CDS encoding helix-turn-helix domain-containing protein produces the protein MDRPVSVAETLRDLGLGLRNAHTILNRLAADEDVVVTIPAVPDRAAAGAALRSLGIEVEWRQAPVAVDVKAIRERLGLTQASFAARFGLELDSVRNWEQGRYSPDPIARTLLKVIEQSPEAVDKAVAA, from the coding sequence ATGGACCGTCCGGTGAGCGTAGCGGAGACGCTGCGTGACCTGGGCCTCGGCCTGCGAAACGCCCATACGATCCTGAACCGTCTGGCGGCTGACGAGGATGTGGTCGTCACCATACCCGCTGTGCCAGACAGGGCGGCGGCGGGCGCCGCCCTGCGCAGCCTCGGTATTGAGGTGGAATGGCGGCAGGCACCGGTCGCCGTGGACGTAAAGGCTATCCGGGAACGGTTGGGACTGACCCAGGCCAGTTTCGCCGCGCGCTTTGGTCTGGAATTGGACAGCGTGCGCAACTGGGAACAAGGCCGTTACAGCCCCGACCCCATCGCCCGTACGCTGTTGAAAGTGATTGAGCAATCGCCAGAAGCTGTGGACAAGGCGGTGGCAGCGTAA
- a CDS encoding peptide ABC transporter substrate-binding protein, whose product MMMLRRLLPLLLCLFCALPVAAENVLRVGNGPDSESLDPHRAVGAGDSRILTSLFEGLLTPDAAGRMVPGAAERWSVSEDGLTYTFHLRADGRWSDGSAVTAADFVWSWRRAVDPATRPLFADFLYPVQNAEEIAAGRLPPDSLGVVALDDRTFQVRLKAPKPNFTDYLYHRATYPVHRPSVEKHGDGFARAGNLVSNGAYMLVEQVPQSHVTVARNPHFHGVAGVAYDRVRFYATEDTQAELRRFRAGELDITETVPPSQIDWVRENLPAEFRLAPRAGINFIAPNLRREPWKSNRALRLALSLTIDREGIARRILRDGEPAFTFVPPGLPDYAPALPAQAAWTQDARDALARDLYAQAGYGSDRPLTLTLLYATKEANKQMAVAIAARWQSVLGVKTVLENQESKVVLGRMRDGSYPDLMLREWFWVFPEKYLEIMRSREQRNGNGYQNPDFDAAMAVADSAASRSDFAEALQRAESLLLSDAALMPVTFATSRHLVAPHVTGWIDNLRDSHPVRYLAPK is encoded by the coding sequence ATGATGATGCTGCGCCGCCTTCTGCCTTTGTTGCTCTGCCTGTTCTGCGCCTTACCTGTGGCGGCGGAAAATGTGCTGCGTGTCGGCAATGGTCCCGACAGTGAAAGCCTGGACCCGCACCGGGCCGTGGGTGCCGGGGACAGCCGCATCCTGACATCCCTGTTCGAGGGGCTGCTGACACCGGATGCGGCGGGCCGCATGGTGCCGGGGGCCGCGGAGCGCTGGAGCGTCAGCGAGGATGGGCTGACCTACACTTTCCACCTGCGCGCCGATGGCCGCTGGTCGGACGGCAGTGCTGTGACGGCAGCGGACTTTGTCTGGTCCTGGCGCCGCGCGGTGGATCCGGCCACGCGCCCGCTTTTCGCGGATTTCCTCTATCCGGTCCAGAATGCGGAGGAGATTGCGGCGGGCAGGCTGCCGCCCGACAGCCTCGGCGTGGTGGCGCTGGATGACCGCACCTTTCAGGTTCGCTTGAAGGCGCCGAAGCCCAACTTCACGGATTATCTCTATCACCGCGCGACATATCCCGTGCACCGGCCCAGTGTGGAGAAACATGGCGATGGGTTCGCGCGGGCCGGCAACCTTGTCTCCAACGGCGCCTACATGCTGGTGGAACAGGTGCCGCAGTCGCATGTGACAGTGGCCCGCAATCCGCATTTCCATGGTGTCGCCGGGGTTGCCTATGACCGGGTAAGGTTCTATGCGACCGAGGATACGCAGGCCGAGCTGCGCCGGTTCCGGGCGGGTGAACTGGATATCACCGAGACGGTGCCCCCCAGCCAGATCGACTGGGTGCGTGAGAATCTGCCCGCTGAATTCCGTCTGGCTCCGCGCGCCGGCATCAATTTCATCGCGCCCAATCTGCGGCGGGAGCCGTGGAAATCGAACCGCGCCCTGCGTCTGGCCCTGTCGCTGACCATCGACCGGGAGGGGATTGCCCGGCGCATTCTGCGCGATGGGGAGCCGGCCTTCACCTTCGTGCCGCCGGGCCTGCCCGATTATGCACCGGCCCTGCCGGCCCAGGCCGCCTGGACACAGGATGCGCGTGATGCGCTGGCCCGCGATCTCTATGCTCAGGCGGGATACGGCTCCGACCGGCCCCTGACCTTGACGTTGCTTTATGCGACGAAGGAGGCGAACAAGCAGATGGCGGTCGCCATCGCCGCCCGCTGGCAGTCGGTACTGGGCGTGAAGACCGTGCTGGAGAACCAGGAATCCAAGGTGGTCCTGGGTCGGATGCGGGATGGCTCCTATCCCGACCTGATGCTGCGTGAATGGTTCTGGGTCTTCCCGGAGAAGTATCTGGAGATCATGCGCAGCCGGGAACAGCGCAACGGCAACGGCTATCAGAACCCCGACTTCGACGCGGCCATGGCGGTCGCCGATAGTGCCGCCAGCCGTAGCGATTTTGCCGAGGCCTTGCAGCGGGCCGAGAGTTTGCTGCTGTCCGATGCCGCCTTGATGCCCGTCACCTTCGCCACCAGCCGCCACCTCGTCGCCCCGCACGTCACCGGCTGGATCGACAATCTGCGGGATAGCCACCCGGTGCGGTATCTGGCACCGAAGTGA